In a single window of the Zea mays cultivar B73 chromosome 5, Zm-B73-REFERENCE-NAM-5.0, whole genome shotgun sequence genome:
- the LOC109939586 gene encoding uncharacterized protein has protein sequence MDSADSIADKAIGRMQEIADKIFSVARETIRPGRGLTSFEATKLRVALEDIACMLEQDSLVLQENLDNVNNVNNPGDSSYEPPALSSPPPANEYLSPDWNFAEHFENFWGLEYDSDQMPSFSDNEV, from the coding sequence atggattcagcagactccatagccgacaaggcaattggaaggatgcaagaGATTGCAGACAAGATATTTTCCGTAGCTCGTGAAACAATCCGTCCAGGACGCGGGTTGACCTCATTTGAGGCTACCAAATTACGTGTAGCATTGGAGGACATTGCTTGCATGCTTGAGCAAGACTCTCTGGTGTTGCAAGAGAATTTGGACAATGTGAACAACGTTAACAACCCTGGTGACAGCAGCTACGAACCGCCAGccttgtcctcaccacccccAGCTAACGAGTACCTTAGTCCGGATTGGAACTTTGCTGAGCACTTTGAAAACTTCTGGGGTCTTGAATATGACTCCGACCAGATGCCATCGTTTAGTGACAATGAAGTTTAA